The following proteins are encoded in a genomic region of Arcobacter suis CECT 7833:
- a CDS encoding YqhA family protein gives MIEKIFENAMWKTRLLVLLPVVFGLIGAGILFVVASIDIFKVFVYTLDVYYNGLHPANFHEEIVSRIIGAVDLYLIAVVMLIFAFGIYELFISKIDAADNSSAGNNILAIHSLDQLKDKIAKVIVMVLIVSFFQKVLHTNYDGALQMLYFALSIGILSVGLYFLGKVGKH, from the coding sequence ATGATAGAAAAAATATTTGAAAATGCTATGTGGAAAACAAGACTTCTTGTCTTGCTTCCAGTTGTTTTTGGACTTATAGGTGCAGGAATACTTTTTGTAGTTGCATCAATAGATATTTTTAAGGTTTTTGTTTATACTTTAGATGTCTATTACAATGGATTACATCCTGCAAACTTCCATGAAGAAATAGTAAGTAGAATTATAGGAGCAGTTGATTTATATTTAATTGCTGTTGTTATGTTGATTTTCGCATTTGGTATTTATGAATTATTTATTTCAAAAATTGATGCAGCTGATAATAGTTCAGCTGGAAATAATATTTTAGCAATTCATTCCTTAGATCAATTAAAAGATAAAATTGCAAAAGTTATTGTGATGGTATTAATTGTTAGTTTTTTCCAAAAGGTATTACATACAAATTATGATGGTGCATTGCAAATGTTATATTTTGCCTTATCAATTGGAATATTATCTGTAGGACTTTACTTTTTAGGTAAAGTTGGAAAACATTAA
- the hemE gene encoding uroporphyrinogen decarboxylase codes for MSKIFVDACFRKPTPYTPVWMMRQAGRYLPEYMKVRAQAGNFLNLCHNPELAAEVTIQPLDIVGVDAAILFSDILVVPNEMGMHLDFIKGEGPIFKDPIVNEADVDALLGGEAAADKLTYVYETIKILKQRLPEDKALIGFTGAPWTLATYMIEGQGTKTYNLCKKMMYSNPELLHKILKKVTEVVKFYMEKQIQSGIDVVQIFDSWASAIEPSMYDEFSWKYMVEISEYLKEKYPHIPVIMFPKGIPAFLDKVYGNFDVFGVDWGTPMALAKEKLGSKYVLQGNMEPCRLYSKEKTTQCVEALHNIMQGEGHIFNLGHGILPDVPVENAIHFVKECQRISKK; via the coding sequence ATGTCAAAAATTTTTGTTGATGCATGTTTTAGAAAACCAACTCCATATACACCAGTTTGGATGATGAGACAAGCAGGAAGATACCTTCCTGAATATATGAAAGTAAGAGCTCAAGCTGGAAACTTTTTAAATCTTTGTCATAATCCAGAATTAGCTGCTGAAGTTACTATTCAACCACTTGATATTGTAGGTGTTGATGCTGCAATTTTATTTTCAGATATTTTAGTAGTTCCAAATGAAATGGGAATGCACCTTGATTTTATCAAAGGTGAAGGTCCTATTTTTAAAGACCCAATAGTAAATGAAGCTGATGTTGATGCACTTTTAGGTGGAGAAGCTGCTGCTGATAAATTAACTTACGTTTATGAAACAATTAAAATTTTAAAACAAAGATTACCAGAGGATAAAGCTCTTATTGGTTTCACTGGTGCTCCTTGGACACTTGCTACTTATATGATTGAAGGGCAGGGGACAAAAACTTATAATCTTTGTAAAAAAATGATGTATTCAAATCCTGAACTTTTACATAAAATATTAAAAAAAGTGACAGAAGTTGTAAAATTTTATATGGAAAAACAAATTCAATCAGGTATTGATGTTGTTCAAATCTTTGATTCTTGGGCATCTGCAATTGAACCTTCAATGTATGATGAATTCTCATGGAAATATATGGTTGAAATTTCAGAATATTTAAAAGAAAAATATCCTCACATTCCAGTTATCATGTTCCCAAAAGGAATACCTGCATTTTTAGATAAAGTTTATGGAAACTTTGATGTATTTGGTGTTGATTGGGGAACTCCAATGGCACTTGCAAAAGAAAAGCTTGGTTCAAAATATGTTTTACAAGGAAATATGGAACCTTGTAGATTATATTCAAAAGAAAAAACTACACAATGTGTTGAAGCTTTACATAATATTATGCAAGGTGAAGGACATATATTTAATTTAGGTCATGGAATATTACCTGATGTTCCAGTTGAAAATGCTATTCACTTTGTAAAAGAGTGTCAAAGAATAAGTAAAAAATAA
- a CDS encoding radical SAM protein, with protein MSYSNSIIFGPIPSRRFGISLGIDLSPAKKQCNFDCLYCELEGAKTVDKMDEYPSVEDIIKEIKNSFGIHPKIDVITLTANGEPTLYPKLDELINEINKIKTNTKTLILSNGSTIYKKEIYDALLKIDIVKLSLDCISEKCFKKLDRVNSSVETQKIVPAMINFSKQTKNDLVLEILFVKDLNDKIDEIALLNHAITQINPKRVDIGTIDRPPAYEVKPVTYEFLENVASEFKNINVNIVYKNRPKSMQTYSEGEIIKMLKRRPLTAEDIVNMFDNQSKMTLDDLIKSNIITIVNSSGVEFYKNLLK; from the coding sequence ATGTCATATTCAAACTCTATTATTTTTGGACCAATCCCTTCAAGAAGATTTGGAATATCTTTAGGTATTGATTTATCACCAGCAAAAAAACAGTGTAATTTTGATTGTTTATATTGTGAATTAGAAGGTGCTAAAACAGTTGATAAAATGGATGAATATCCAAGTGTTGAAGATATAATTAAAGAGATTAAGAATAGTTTTGGAATACATCCCAAAATAGATGTTATAACACTAACAGCGAATGGTGAACCTACTTTATATCCAAAATTAGATGAATTGATTAATGAAATAAATAAAATCAAGACAAACACAAAAACTCTGATTTTATCAAATGGAAGTACTATTTATAAAAAAGAGATTTACGATGCACTTTTAAAAATCGATATTGTAAAGTTATCTCTTGATTGTATAAGTGAAAAATGTTTTAAAAAACTTGATAGGGTAAATAGTAGTGTTGAAACACAAAAAATAGTTCCTGCCATGATAAATTTTTCAAAACAAACAAAAAATGATTTGGTATTAGAAATTTTATTTGTAAAAGATTTAAATGACAAAATAGATGAGATAGCATTGCTAAATCATGCCATAACTCAGATTAACCCTAAACGAGTAGATATAGGAACAATAGACAGACCACCAGCTTATGAGGTGAAACCTGTAACTTATGAATTTTTGGAAAATGTTGCTAGTGAGTTTAAAAATATTAATGTAAATATTGTTTACAAAAATAGACCAAAATCTATGCAAACATATTCAGAAGGTGAAATAATTAAAATGTTAAAAAGAAGACCATTAACTGCTGAAGATATAGTAAATATGTTTGATAATCAATCAAAAATGACTTTAGATGATTTAATTAAAAGTAATATAATTACTATCGTAAATAGCAGTGGAGTTGAATTTTATAAAAATTTATTGAAATAG
- a CDS encoding DNA-binding protein, with translation MDISFENLKKIDTILEKLESLENKISSEKRWLNIKEASIYIGYSKDHIHKLKDSHLIEGKHYFKKAGRILFDKIELDNWVKYSLNQLNPKQIAESILKDLI, from the coding sequence ATGGATATATCATTTGAGAATTTAAAAAAGATAGACACCATATTGGAAAAATTGGAAAGTTTAGAAAATAAAATTTCTAGTGAAAAAAGGTGGCTAAATATAAAAGAAGCTTCAATTTATATTGGTTATTCAAAAGACCATATACACAAACTAAAAGATAGCCATTTAATAGAGGGAAAACACTATTTTAAAAAAGCAGGTAGGATTTTATTTGATAAAATTGAGCTTGATAATTGGGTTAAATACTCTTTAAATCAATTAAATCCAAAACAAATAGCAGAAAGTATTTTAAAAGATTTAATATGA
- a CDS encoding YdcH family protein, giving the protein MFHEYRDVITELKQKDGHFHKLFEKHNELDDIIVKLEESHADQFEIEAKKKEKLKLKDEIYSAIVKYKSEK; this is encoded by the coding sequence ATGTTTCACGAATACAGAGATGTAATTACAGAATTAAAACAAAAAGATGGACACTTTCACAAACTTTTTGAAAAACATAATGAGTTAGATGATATTATCGTAAAACTTGAAGAATCACATGCTGACCAATTTGAAATTGAAGCTAAGAAAAAAGAAAAATTAAAATTAAAAGATGAAATTTATTCAGCAATTGTTAAATACAAAAGCGAAAAATAA
- a CDS encoding glutamine--tRNA ligase/YqeY domain fusion protein — MSEHKDFLRTIVDEDLKSGKYKKIITRFPPEPNGFPHIGHAKSICINFGIARDYNGYCNLRMDDTNPTTEDTKYVEALKDAVKWLGFDWNDNVYFTSDYFPKIYDYAVELVKIGKAYVDSLNEEEIREYRGTVNEAGRRSIYAKRSIEENLDLLERMKNGEFKEGEHILRAKIDMSAANMKMRDPLLYRIRHAHHFRTQDEWCIYPMYDFAHCLSDYIEGVSHSICTLEFENNRDIYDWLLDTLNLVPPRPYQHEFARLGINYTVMSKRKLLELVNGNYVNGWDDPRLPTIAGYKRRGYTPESILNFCDQIGIAKANSMVDVSQLEFCIRDDLNTKVPRVMCVLDPLKVTIENYEGSEEIEASYYPHDVPKEGSRKIPFSKVIYIEREDFMENPPKDYNRLSPEQSVRLRHAYIITCKEVIKDENGNIIEIKAEYNPTSKSGSDTSGIKVKSAIQWVDAAQAKKIEVRLYDRLYSCEAPDGLEDLNPDSLHIIKNALVEAAVITDRADVRFQFERQGYFYADPIDYTDEKPVFNKIVGLKDSWAKKTKVIENIDNIESTPKQETKNLQIIGEVTPMSGNQKALFDKYTNELNLNSEVANILARDEKLSSFYEEALSKLNSPVPIANIVANEVAKEIKEKQANELKFTASQIAELIKMVDDEIISNKIAKQIFEEMSQTGVNPSKIVEDKGLVQISDPSIILPIIDEIISRNPDNVEKFKAGNTKLLGFFVGQVLKATGGKANPQVVNELVAEKLK, encoded by the coding sequence ATGAGTGAGCACAAAGATTTTTTACGTACAATAGTTGACGAGGACTTAAAGTCTGGTAAATATAAAAAAATAATTACAAGATTTCCTCCAGAACCAAATGGTTTCCCACATATAGGACATGCAAAATCTATCTGCATAAATTTTGGTATTGCACGTGATTATAATGGCTATTGTAACCTTAGAATGGATGACACTAATCCAACTACTGAAGACACAAAATATGTTGAAGCCCTAAAAGATGCTGTTAAATGGCTTGGTTTTGACTGGAATGATAATGTATATTTTACATCTGATTATTTTCCTAAAATATATGATTATGCCGTTGAACTTGTTAAAATAGGTAAAGCATATGTTGATAGTCTAAATGAAGAAGAGATCAGAGAATACAGAGGAACTGTTAATGAAGCTGGTCGTAGAAGTATTTATGCTAAGCGTTCTATTGAAGAAAACTTGGACTTACTTGAGCGAATGAAAAATGGTGAGTTCAAAGAGGGAGAACATATTTTAAGAGCTAAAATAGATATGAGTGCAGCGAATATGAAAATGAGAGATCCTCTTTTATATAGAATTAGACATGCTCATCATTTTAGAACACAAGATGAATGGTGTATTTATCCTATGTATGACTTTGCACATTGTTTATCTGATTATATCGAAGGAGTTTCTCACTCTATTTGTACATTAGAATTTGAAAACAATCGTGATATTTATGATTGGCTATTGGATACACTTAATCTTGTTCCTCCAAGACCTTATCAACATGAATTTGCACGTTTAGGTATAAACTATACTGTTATGAGTAAAAGAAAACTTTTAGAGCTTGTAAATGGTAACTATGTAAACGGTTGGGATGACCCTAGACTTCCAACAATTGCTGGATATAAAAGAAGAGGTTATACACCTGAATCAATTCTTAATTTCTGTGACCAAATTGGAATTGCAAAAGCAAACTCGATGGTTGATGTTTCTCAACTTGAATTTTGTATAAGAGATGATTTAAATACAAAAGTTCCAAGAGTTATGTGTGTGCTTGACCCACTTAAAGTAACTATTGAAAATTATGAGGGAAGTGAAGAGATTGAAGCTTCATACTATCCACATGATGTGCCTAAAGAGGGTTCAAGAAAAATACCTTTTTCAAAAGTAATTTATATTGAGCGTGAAGATTTTATGGAAAATCCTCCAAAAGACTACAACCGTCTTTCACCAGAACAATCTGTTCGTCTAAGACATGCATATATTATAACTTGTAAAGAGGTGATAAAAGATGAAAATGGAAATATCATTGAAATAAAAGCAGAATATAACCCTACTTCAAAAAGTGGTTCAGATACAAGTGGGATAAAAGTTAAAAGTGCAATTCAATGGGTTGATGCAGCACAAGCAAAAAAAATTGAAGTAAGACTTTATGATAGATTATACTCTTGCGAAGCTCCGGATGGACTAGAAGATTTAAACCCTGATTCATTACACATTATTAAAAATGCACTTGTTGAGGCAGCTGTTATCACAGATAGAGCAGATGTTAGATTCCAATTTGAAAGACAAGGGTATTTTTATGCCGACCCAATTGATTATACAGATGAAAAACCAGTATTTAATAAAATTGTAGGATTAAAAGACTCTTGGGCTAAAAAAACAAAAGTAATTGAAAATATAGATAATATTGAATCAACGCCTAAACAAGAAACTAAAAATTTACAAATTATTGGTGAAGTTACACCTATGAGTGGAAATCAAAAAGCATTATTTGATAAGTATACAAATGAACTTAATCTAAATAGTGAAGTAGCAAATATTCTTGCACGTGATGAAAAACTTTCATCATTTTATGAAGAAGCATTATCAAAACTTAATAGCCCTGTTCCAATTGCAAATATTGTAGCAAATGAAGTGGCAAAAGAGATAAAAGAAAAACAAGCAAATGAGTTAAAATTCACAGCATCTCAAATAGCTGAACTTATTAAGATGGTAGATGATGAAATCATTTCAAATAAAATCGCAAAACAAATATTTGAAGAGATGAGTCAAACAGGAGTAAATCCTTCAAAAATAGTTGAAGATAAAGGTTTAGTTCAAATAAGTGACCCAAGCATTATTTTACCTATCATAGATGAAATCATTTCAAGAAACCCTGACAACGTAGAAAAATTCAAAGCAGGTAATACAAAACTGTTAGGATTCTTTGTAGGACAAGTTTTAAAGGCTACTGGTGGAAAAGCTAATCCACAAGTTGTTAATGAGCTTGTGGCTGAGAAATTGAAATAA
- a CDS encoding aspartate-semialdehyde dehydrogenase: MRKFNVAVVGATGAVGEELFRVLEEYDFPINKLVPLASSRSAGSKIEYRNKEYTVLELTETCFEENDIEIAFFSAGGSVSEKFAKFAVEAGAVVIDNTSHFRMDPKVPLVVPEVNPEDIKLWRESGIIANPNCSTIQMVLSLKPLDELYGIKRVDVSTYQAVSGAGKTGMEELVKQMQAFFAFNLEDAEIKAFPHQIALNVIPQIDVATDNGFTKEEMKMVKETQKIMHKQMQIAATCVRVPVLRSHSESLTVTFEDNVDVDLDKVREVLNNFENVEVIDDLPNKKYPMPIISTDTDITYVGRIRKDIYAPNIIHYFNVADQVRVGAATNAVRIALKWADMENNI, encoded by the coding sequence ATGAGAAAGTTTAATGTTGCAGTTGTTGGAGCTACTGGTGCTGTTGGAGAAGAGTTATTTAGAGTTTTAGAAGAATATGATTTTCCTATTAACAAATTAGTTCCATTAGCAAGTTCAAGAAGTGCTGGTTCAAAAATTGAGTATAGAAATAAAGAATATACAGTTTTAGAATTAACTGAAACTTGTTTTGAAGAAAATGATATTGAAATTGCTTTCTTTAGTGCAGGTGGAAGTGTTTCTGAAAAATTTGCAAAATTTGCAGTTGAAGCGGGAGCTGTTGTAATTGATAATACAAGTCACTTTAGAATGGATCCAAAAGTTCCTTTAGTTGTACCTGAAGTAAATCCAGAAGATATTAAATTATGGAGAGAATCAGGAATTATTGCAAATCCAAATTGTTCAACAATTCAAATGGTTTTATCATTAAAACCACTTGATGAATTATATGGAATCAAAAGAGTTGATGTTTCAACTTATCAAGCAGTTTCAGGTGCTGGAAAAACTGGTATGGAAGAACTTGTAAAACAAATGCAAGCATTTTTTGCATTTAATCTTGAAGATGCAGAAATCAAAGCATTTCCTCATCAAATTGCTTTAAATGTAATTCCACAAATTGACGTTGCTACTGATAATGGTTTTACTAAAGAAGAGATGAAAATGGTAAAAGAAACTCAAAAAATTATGCACAAACAAATGCAAATTGCAGCAACTTGTGTAAGAGTTCCAGTTTTAAGATCTCATAGTGAATCATTAACTGTAACATTTGAAGATAATGTTGATGTTGATTTAGATAAAGTAAGAGAAGTATTAAATAACTTTGAAAATGTAGAAGTTATTGATGATTTACCTAATAAAAAATATCCAATGCCAATTATTTCAACAGATACAGATATTACTTATGTTGGAAGAATTAGAAAAGATATTTATGCACCAAACATTATTCATTATTTTAATGTAGCTGACCAAGTAAGAGTTGGAGCTGCTACAAATGCAGTTAGAATTGCTCTTAAATGGGCTGATATGGAGAATAATATTTAA
- the gyrA gene encoding DNA gyrase subunit A, producing the protein MENLFENQDIIDINIEDSVKASYLDYSMSVIIGRALPDAKDGLKPVHRRILFAMHDLNITSKSAYKKSARIVGDVIGKYHPHGDTSVYDALVRMAQNFSMRAPLVDGQGNFGSVDGDSAAAMRYTEARMTKIAEEVLRDLDKDTVNFTPNYDDTMREPSVLPTRIPTLLLNGSEGIAVGMATKIPPHNINELLNAVLYTIDNPDATADELMQFIQGPDFPTGGTIFGRRGIIDAYNTGRGRVRIRAKHHIETRGKKEIIVLDELPYQVNKARLIELIANLAKDKQIDGISEVRDESDREGIRVVIELKKDAMSEIVLNNLYKSTPMETTFGIILLAVFNKEPKVFTLPQLLTVFLSHRKTVIIRRTIFDLEKAKARAHILEGLKIALDNIDEVVKIIRASANDQEAKDSLQNRFGLSPIQSQAILDMRLGRLTGLQRDKLEAEYQELMILIAELEAILKSEEKLNEIIKEELTDIQERFSSDRRTDIEDSYDEIDIEDLIPNEPMVVTITHNGYVKRVPIKSYEKQRRGGKGKVAVTTHDDDFIEKFFVSNTHDTLMFVTNMGQLYWLKVYKIPEGSRTAKGKAVVNLINLRPDEKIMEIIPTPDFDESKSLVFFTRNGIIKRTSLSEFSNIRSNGVRAIVLDDLDEIVTAKIADVETQYLMIFTSMGQCIRFEIEKTRDQGRSTRGVRGIKFKHDIDFVVDADVVNNEEQELLTVSEKGIGKRTTVEEYRLTNRAGSGVISMKLSPKTGNVVGEVLVDDTQDLMLLTSIGKMIRVDMQSIRKAGRNTAGVIIVNVDKNDKVVSIAKCPKEDEEIELDENGNIIRYTEDGEVLESISIDPESNKTPTLLDTLDGEEDNLEKGEDE; encoded by the coding sequence ATGGAAAACCTTTTCGAAAATCAAGATATTATAGATATAAATATTGAAGACTCAGTAAAAGCTTCATATTTAGATTATTCTATGAGTGTTATTATAGGTCGGGCATTACCTGATGCAAAAGATGGTTTAAAACCAGTACACAGAAGAATTTTATTCGCAATGCATGATTTGAATATTACTTCAAAATCAGCGTATAAAAAATCTGCAAGAATTGTTGGAGATGTTATTGGTAAATACCATCCTCATGGTGATACTTCAGTTTATGATGCATTAGTTAGAATGGCTCAAAACTTCTCTATGAGAGCTCCTTTAGTTGATGGACAAGGAAACTTTGGTTCGGTTGATGGTGATAGTGCAGCTGCTATGAGATATACAGAAGCTAGAATGACTAAAATAGCTGAAGAAGTATTAAGAGATTTGGATAAAGATACAGTAAATTTTACACCAAACTATGATGATACAATGAGAGAACCATCAGTTCTTCCTACAAGAATTCCTACTTTACTTCTAAATGGAAGTGAAGGAATTGCTGTTGGTATGGCTACAAAAATTCCTCCACATAATATTAATGAATTATTAAATGCTGTTTTATACACAATAGATAATCCAGATGCAACTGCTGATGAATTAATGCAGTTTATTCAAGGTCCAGATTTCCCAACAGGTGGAACAATCTTTGGAAGACGAGGAATCATTGATGCGTATAATACAGGTCGAGGAAGAGTAAGAATTAGAGCTAAACATCACATTGAAACAAGAGGTAAAAAAGAGATTATAGTTCTTGATGAATTACCTTATCAAGTGAATAAAGCAAGATTAATTGAACTTATTGCAAACTTAGCAAAAGATAAACAAATTGATGGAATTTCAGAAGTTAGAGATGAATCTGACAGAGAAGGAATCAGAGTTGTAATTGAGCTTAAAAAAGATGCGATGAGCGAAATTGTTTTAAATAACTTATATAAATCAACTCCAATGGAAACTACATTTGGAATTATTCTTTTAGCTGTTTTCAATAAAGAACCAAAAGTATTTACATTACCTCAATTATTAACTGTTTTCTTATCACATAGAAAAACAGTAATTATTAGAAGAACAATTTTCGATTTAGAAAAAGCAAAAGCAAGAGCGCATATTTTAGAAGGTTTAAAAATTGCTTTAGACAATATTGATGAAGTTGTAAAAATTATCAGAGCTAGTGCAAATGATCAGGAAGCAAAAGATAGTTTACAAAATAGATTTGGTTTAAGTCCAATTCAATCTCAAGCTATTTTAGATATGAGACTTGGAAGATTAACAGGTCTTCAAAGAGATAAATTAGAAGCTGAATATCAAGAATTAATGATTTTAATTGCTGAATTAGAAGCTATTCTAAAATCTGAAGAAAAATTAAATGAAATCATTAAAGAAGAATTAACTGATATTCAAGAAAGATTTTCAAGTGATAGAAGAACAGATATTGAAGATTCTTACGATGAAATTGATATTGAAGATTTAATTCCAAATGAACCAATGGTTGTTACAATCACTCATAATGGTTATGTAAAAAGAGTTCCAATCAAATCTTATGAAAAACAAAGACGAGGTGGAAAAGGTAAAGTTGCCGTGACTACTCACGATGATGACTTTATTGAGAAATTCTTTGTAAGTAATACTCATGATACTTTAATGTTTGTTACAAATATGGGACAATTATATTGGTTAAAAGTTTACAAAATTCCTGAAGGTAGTAGAACTGCAAAAGGTAAAGCAGTTGTTAACTTAATCAACTTAAGACCTGACGAGAAAATTATGGAAATTATTCCAACTCCAGATTTTGATGAATCTAAATCTTTAGTATTCTTCACAAGAAACGGAATTATTAAAAGAACATCTTTGAGTGAATTCTCAAATATCAGATCAAATGGTGTAAGAGCTATTGTTTTAGATGATTTAGATGAAATAGTAACAGCAAAAATTGCAGATGTTGAAACTCAATATTTAATGATTTTTACAAGCATGGGTCAATGTATTAGATTCGAAATTGAAAAAACAAGAGACCAAGGAAGAAGTACAAGAGGAGTTAGAGGTATCAAGTTTAAACATGATATTGACTTCGTTGTAGATGCAGATGTTGTAAATAATGAAGAACAAGAGTTATTGACTGTTTCTGAAAAAGGGATAGGAAAACGAACAACTGTTGAAGAGTATAGACTTACAAATAGAGCAGGTTCAGGAGTTATATCTATGAAACTATCTCCAAAAACAGGAAATGTTGTAGGAGAAGTATTAGTAGATGATACACAAGATTTAATGTTATTAACTTCAATTGGAAAAATGATTAGAGTTGATATGCAATCAATTAGAAAAGCTGGAAGAAATACAGCCGGTGTAATTATTGTAAATGTAGATAAAAATGATAAAGTTGTATCAATTGCAAAATGTCCAAAAGAGGATGAAGAGATAGAACTAGATGAAAATGGAAATATTATTAGATATACAGAAGATGGTGAAGTTTTAGAATCAATTTCAATTGACCCTGAATCAAATAAAACACCAACTTTATTAGATACATTAGATGGTGAAGAAGATAATTTAGAAAAAGGTGAGGATGAGTAG
- a CDS encoding tyrosine-type recombinase/integrase has product MVKMTEPKLFTRGAKLWVRFSLNGEVIKKSLNIEDSKANRKLATTQIIPQMLLKVHSGEFFENKIVPTVQEMIDISLKMNKASRKANTHGIYQYILNKHIIPIFGKRKIDTIKASELTLWQNNLLDILSNKSVLNIRIVFYGIFEDAFRDEIIQKNPFSIIKAPQNIAKNENIPFSKDEIFQILEASPLKIRAFFAIGFFTGMRTGEIIALKWSDIDFTNRIIKVTKTRNKGIETTPKTKSSIRDVEILDVLLPYLENHLQFKTDSEYIFLTRGNIPFNSSKKISTLYWSKVLKEQNIAYRNLYQMRHTFASMMIASGEDILWVANMLGHKNSNITLSTYAKYIKNDKKIRGKFLLD; this is encoded by the coding sequence ATGGTTAAAATGACAGAACCTAAACTATTTACTCGAGGTGCAAAACTTTGGGTAAGGTTTAGTTTAAATGGTGAAGTGATTAAAAAGTCACTTAATATAGAAGATTCAAAAGCTAATAGAAAATTAGCAACAACGCAAATAATTCCACAAATGCTTTTAAAAGTGCATAGTGGAGAGTTCTTTGAAAATAAAATTGTTCCAACTGTACAAGAAATGATTGATATTAGTTTGAAGATGAATAAAGCTAGTAGAAAAGCAAATACACATGGTATATATCAGTACATTTTGAATAAGCATATTATTCCAATATTTGGAAAAAGAAAAATAGATACGATAAAAGCTTCGGAACTTACTTTATGGCAAAATAATTTACTTGATATTCTTTCTAATAAATCCGTTTTAAATATAAGAATAGTTTTTTATGGCATATTTGAAGATGCATTTAGAGATGAGATTATCCAAAAGAATCCATTTTCAATAATAAAAGCTCCTCAAAATATAGCAAAAAATGAGAATATTCCTTTCTCAAAAGATGAGATATTTCAAATCCTTGAAGCTAGTCCTTTAAAAATCAGAGCATTTTTTGCCATAGGTTTTTTTACTGGCATGAGAACTGGAGAAATTATAGCTTTAAAATGGTCTGATATTGATTTTACAAATAGAATTATAAAAGTAACTAAAACTAGAAATAAAGGAATTGAAACAACGCCTAAAACAAAATCAAGTATTAGAGATGTTGAAATACTTGATGTACTTTTACCATATTTGGAGAATCATTTACAATTTAAAACAGATAGTGAATATATCTTTTTAACTAGAGGTAATATTCCATTTAATTCATCAAAAAAAATATCTACTCTTTATTGGTCAAAAGTTTTAAAAGAGCAAAATATAGCTTATAGAAATCTATATCAAATGAGACACACTTTTGCATCAATGATGATAGCAAGTGGAGAAGATATTTTATGGGTTGCAAATATGTTAGGACACAAAAATTCTAATATAACACTTTCAACTTATGCAAAATATATAAAAAATGATAAAAAGATAAGAGGAAAGTTTTTATTAGATTAG